A window of the Theileria parva strain Muguga chromosome 2, complete sequence, whole genome shotgun sequence genome harbors these coding sequences:
- a CDS encoding SHS2 domain found in N terminus of Rpb7p/Rpc25p/MJ0397 family protein: MAQFSWKVIESKPASLHSVLESVEKCNNDISLCLHSSSHKTRILSQLETFLQSVREISEDPSFKQYIETLPSLEFLKTTGVVQIHPSYLGNVNSGIYAYLSNFLMHYNDDFSGVWISCGDIVPLDSLGYLTTGDYQGLVSLRISLRVLAFIPKLDVIIGKISRIRPRSISVLAYGIFNVSVKPENLPEIKQENSEYSLVCNGKTVSENALLTLQLIGVNVLKRNKWLNLSAKLHNVTE; encoded by the exons ATGGCGCAGTTTTCCTGGAAAGTCATAGAATCTAAGCCTGCCTCCTTACACAGCGTATTAGAGTCTGTTGAAAAGTGTAATAATG ATATATCACTGTGTTTACACTCATCGTCGCATAAAACAAGAATACTATCTCAACTTGAGACGTTTTTACAATCCGTCAGGGAAATATCTGAAGATCCCTCCTTCAAACAATATATTGAAACCCTTCCTTCCCTggagtttttaaaaacaac GGGAGTGGTTCAGATCCACCCATCGTATTTGGGAAATGTAAACAGTGGTATTTACGcttatttatcaaattttctGATGCA ttACAATGACGATTTTTCTGGAGTATGGATCAGTTGTGGAGATATTGTTCCTCTGGATTCACTCGGGTATCTTACTACAGGAGACTACCAGGGCCTAGTTTCTCTCAGAATATCACTTAGGGTGTTGGCTTTTATTCCAAAGTTAGATGTTATTATAG GGAAGATAAGTCGGATAAGGCCTAGAAGCATTTCAGTTTTAGCTTACGGAATATTTAACGTTTCAGTGAAGCCTGAAAATCTGCCAGAAATTAAACAGGAAAACAGTGAGTATAGTTTGGTTTGTAATGGAAAGACTGTATCGGAGAACGCGTTGCTGACTTTACAGCTCATCGGTGTAAATGTATTAAAAAGGAACAAATGGCTAAACTTGTCTGCAAAATTACATAATGTAACGGAGTGA
- a CDS encoding Ribosome recycling factor family protein, translated as MFIIFGFNSRLTKIFLYLNFIFTFYIFYVSFFTLNIPNVTSFRFHSNYRNIAKLNQFHIFGSKKKGSRFVEDEGDTAVSLEVLDQLHTDFKTKLKSIEDQVRSELAKISEHKAAPSLIGHIFIETDDGKKQLRHLSSIVNKGNFELVVTPLSMDNLYDIFTTLSTELTGYNVKLIQNVISVNIPQMGADIKKKSQENVKRIMNQGLDQIRMARQNTMKKLKNLESGLSQDMVFKQKSQIESTVKPSTSNVEKMCNDKLSALK; from the exons atgtttattattttcgGATTTAATAGCAGATTAACTAAGATTTtcttatatttaaatttcattttcacattttatattttttatgtatcattttttaccttAAATATACCAAATGTTACCTCATTCAG ATTCCACTCCAACTATCGCAATATCGCAAAATTAAACCAGTTCCATATCTTCGGATCTAAGAAAAAGGGTTCCCGATTTGTGGAAGACGAAGGCGATACCGCTGTTTCCTTGGAGGTTTTGGACCAGTTACACACTGACTTCAAGACCAAGTTGAAATCCATAGAAGACCAAGTTAGGTCTGAACTCGCCAAAATCTCTGAACACAAAGCAGC TCCGAGTTTGATTGGTCACATTTTCATCGAAACCGATGATGGAAAGAAGCAGCTACGCCACCTATCTTCTATAGTAAATAAGGGGAACTTTGAGCTGGTTGTCACTCCTTTATCAATGGATAACTTATATGACATATTCACCACTCTCTCCACTGAATTAACCGGCTACAACGTCAAATTAATCCAAAA tgttatttcGGTCAACATTCCTCAAATGGGCGCTGACATCAA gAAAAAGTCCCAGGAAAACGTCAAGAGGATTATGAATCAGGGATTGGATCAAATTAG AATGGCGAGACAGAACACTAtgaaaaagttaaaaaactTGGAATCAGGGCTTAGTCAGGACATGGTCTTTAAAcaaaag TCACAAATTGAGAGTACTGTGAAGCCGTCAACAAGTAATGTAgagaaaatgtgtaacgATAAACTTTCAGCTCTTAAGTAA
- a CDS encoding Divergent CRAL/TRIO domain protein, which translates to MDSDIVEAVTWLAAEFAELADLIDDPFPEEHNEYQVVPINKISTETIPSWNSVKLPNDEIALSTSVPKFQVNESINRKIHVGSADLLGLEVEALTIFLEEPNKYKSKLVKRLVAQSNGQLELDQVHRMRSGESHLSRVFNVGSTNVIFAMICRYSRKYHDASSNILNMSIRESLKVAIEKGIEILAYPVSIEEDVVYPDYQYLDTLLRTLRRWLELPEVSSKISKIYLISHTPSESCYSDDSTASSIGAYNCMEVIGNKNETNKDLFNLLRRYFPRTNYEELLSADLATTGNVNGEIVAEERNIRISEGFNTISSKTVSTKPVINLAESLRVSTDSDSTQKESEYSYYLKLYYSISKLPVYTKLKDSRFVEWQRTDPQKRPVLIINAKNYDISNPEYALSYILGCVKAFIHHKFVIVVLHLDHSIINSTSLLNLLSNLCRIFGKERTKNIAAIYFHKCSWALRSYLFFTSALLPTEVWDATVFVDSHREVSHLGLDPSLF; encoded by the exons ATGGATTCTGATATTGTGGAGGCGGTAACCTGGTTGGCGGCTGAATTTGCTGAATTAGCCGATTTAATTGATGATCCATTTCCAGAAGAGCATAATGAATATCAAGTTGTaccaataaataaaatttctaCTGAAACAATCCCATCTTGGAACTCAGTGAAACTGCCAAATGACGAGATTGCTCTGT CGACTAGTGTTCCCAAGTTTCAAGTGAACGAATCGATAAATAGAAAGATTCACGTAGGTTCCGCTGACCTTTTGGGACTGGAAGTTGAGGCTTTGACTATTTTTCTAGAGGAGCCAAACAAGTACAAGTCCAAACTGGTTAAAAGACTAGTAGCCC AGAGTAATGGCCAGTTGGAATTAGATCAGGTTCACAGGATGAGGTCAGGAGAGTCACATTTGTCACGGGTGTTCAACGTTGGAAGCACAAACGTGATTTTCGCAATGATCTGTAGATACTCTAGAAAGTACCATGATGCCTCAAGTAACATATTAAACATGTCAATAAGGGAATCGCTAAAGGTGGCAATAGAGAAGGGGATAGAGATTCTGGCATATCCAGTTTCAATAGAAGAGGATGTAGTATATCCTGATTATCAGTATCTAGATACCCTCTTAAGAACATTGAGGAGGTGGCTTGAGCTGCCAGAAGTGTCttctaaaattagtaaaatttaccTAATTTCACACACGCCCTCGGAATCATGCTACAGTGACGATTCTACAGCAAGTAGCATTGGAGCGTATAACTGCATGGAGGTAATTGggaataaaaatgagaCTAACAAGGATTTATTCAACCTTCTAAGGAGATATTTCCCTAGAACAAACTACGAAGAG TTGCTGAGCGCTGATCTGGCTACGACCGGTAATGTGAATGGCGAGATAGTAGCAGAAGAGAGGAACATAAGGATATCAGAAGGGTTTAACACAATCAGCTCTAAAACTGTATCAACTAAGCCAGTAATTAATTTGGCTGAGAGCCTTAGAGTCTCAACTGATTCTGATAGCACACAGAAGGAATCTGaatattcatattatttGAAGCTGTATTACTCAATTTCAAAGCTTCCAGTCTACACAAAGTTGAAGGACAGCAGATTCGTAGAATGGCAGAGAACAGATCCACAAAAAAGACCGGttttgataataaatgCAAAAAATTATGATATCTCAAACCCAGAATACGCTCTGTCCTACATCCTGGGATGTGTAAAGGCGTTCATCCATCACAAGTTTGTCATCGTGGTCCTACACCTAG atCACTCGATTATCAACTCAACAAGCCTTTTGAACCTTCTAAGTAACCTGTGCAGAATATTCGGGAAGGAGAGGACCAAGAACATCGCAGCTATTTACTTCCATAAGTGTAGCTGGGCACTCAGAAgttatttgttttttacCTCTGCACTGCTCCCGACTGAGGTGTGGGATGCAACTGTATTTGTAGATTCACATCGGGAAGTATCCCATTTGGGCCTGGATCCCTCACTTTTTTAA
- the pitA gene encoding Phosphatidylinositol transfer family protein, with protein MKIVEFRMPIPLQLSDYQRCSIHLLIDASLREMEGGSGLEIFRNEKFKSNGSVGYYTEKRYHFAKNLPNWLQSILGSKLTILTEKSWNLFPKLFTRYYNEVFPTAEFSLQTDHIESLNISENVLNLNLQDLNKRQVIFVDLTKFNKLKNYDPKYDITRFKFGNFFPVKGDWYNNSESSGIVSYKLLRLNIPYFGLLSSKIESYIITFFYESLIYYTCMGLCSFEKWNKLSLESLRITEVDCYDKLNEAFKNLYSKKLDKSLKLEPVNVQKGAPITIPKEITMSSNDIVAVPEPPSLEPLPQPTPTDQNEADVVKTEVVEVKSEVVSDKIQVPQLDKEAISSLVSEGDRAVSLSETRTTSLDEKLVLIEQLDELTPTNIELAGPIPVVSYDDSEFKDAVENFEDLVDSENEDYVPKSISTSLSEAHKISTPLYSTPVLRSDQTIVKSLSCDQATQTSDTTESASDESVDKRDQLTRESEVISVELSVPKPSLETTTKKIISTVGDTSPSKSSTVSRKKSETPEDTLIYDIPITFTGYLYKLGRGFSSWSWNLRYIIVCGFNLYYFDRKNDTRPKDTINLKNSRISWTGTHMSRPFVFSVTTKDKIVYYWSADEEETVKRWILLLQVLCEESPPYIVKQLAYELTFHQNSTEGLTNSITKL; from the exons atgaaaattgtCGAGTTTCGAATGCCCATACCTCTCCAACTAAGT GACTACCAAAGGTGTTCAATCCACTTATTGATAGATGCAAGTCTTAGAGAAATGGAAGGTGGAAGCGGTTTGGAGATTTTTCGAAACGAAAAATTCAAATCCAACGGTTCTGTCGGATACTACACCGAAAAACGATACCATTTTGCTAA AAATTTGCCAAACTGGTTGCAGTCAATTTTAGGCTCTAAACTCACAATACTCACTGAGAAATC GTGGAATCTCTTTCCGAAGCTATTCACTAGATATTATAATGAAGTGTTTCCAACTGCAGAATTCTCTCTTCAGACCGACCATATCGAATCTCTAAATATTTCAGAAAACGTTCTGAACCTGAACCTCCAGGACTTGAACAAAAGGCAGGTCATCTTTGTGgatttaactaaatttaataaattgaag AACTATGACCCAAAATATGATATAACAAGGTTTAAATTTGGGAATTTTTTCCCAGTAAAAGGTGACTGGTATAACAATTCGGAATCTTCCGGGATTGTATCGTACAAGTTACTCAGACTAAACATTCCATACTTCGGACTGTTATCCTCTAAAATCGAGAGCTATATTATCACCTTTTTTTACGAGAGTTTGATTTACTACACATGTATGGGACTTTGTTCATTTGAGAAGTGGAATAAGTTGAGTTTGGAAAGTTTAAGGATTACGGAGGTCGACTGCTACGATAAGCTTAACGAGgcttttaaaaatttatactctaaaaaacttgataaaagtttaaaacTGGAGCCTGTCAATGTACAAAAAGGTGCACCAATTACTATTCCCAAGGAGATTACAATGTCAAGCAATGATATTGTTGCTGTTCCAGAGCCGCCTTCACTAGAACCTCTTCCACAACCCACACCTACAGACCAGAATGAAGCTGATGTTGTCAAGACTGAAGTTGTAGAAGTTAAATCTGAGGTGGTTTCTGATAAGATACAAGTACCTCAACTAGATAAGGAAGCTATTTCCAGCTTAGTATCTGAAGGCGATCGCGCCGTATCATTATCAGAAACTAGAACCACAAGTTTGGATGaaaaattagtattaatTGAGCAACTTGATGAGTTAACTCCAACAAACATCGAACTTGCAGGTCCAATTCCTGTGGTATCCTACGACGATTCTGAGTTTAAGGACGCAGTTGAAAACTTTGAAGATTTAGTAGATTCTGAAAATGAAGATTATGTTCCAAAATCAATTAGCACCAGTCTCTCAGAGGCGCACAAAATATCCACGCCCTTGTATTCCACACCTGTTTTGCGTTCTGATCAAACTATTGTAAAGAGTCTTAGCTGTGATCAGGCAACTCAAACTTCAGATACCACTGAATCTGCATCAGATGAGTCAGTAGATAAACGTGATCAATTGACTAGAGAAAGCGAAGTGATATCTGTGGAACTATCTGTGCCAAAGCCCAGTTTGGAGACAACCACTAAGAAGATCATTAGCACTGTTGGTGACACATCTCCCAGCAAGAGTTCGACGGTTTCAAGAAAAAAATCTGAAACTCCAGAAGACACTTTAATCTATGACATACCAATTACTTTTACGggatatttatataaactGGGAAGAGGGTTCTCATCGTGGTCCTGGAATCTGAGGTATATTATCGTATGTGGATTTAACTTGTATTACTTTGATCGTAAAAATGACACCAGGCCTAAAgatactattaatttaaagaattCTAGGATTAGCTGGACTGGCACTCATATGAGTAGGCCCTTTGTTTTCAGTGTAACTACTAAGGATAAGATTGTTTATTACTGGTCTGCCGATGAGGAGGAGACTGTAAAGAGGTGGATTCTACTCCTTCAGGTTCTGTGCGAGGAATCTCCTCCATATATTGTTAAACAACTCGCCTATGAACTCACTTTCCATCAAAACAGCACTGAAGGTCTTACGAACTCCATAACTAAactgtaa
- a CDS encoding EF hand family protein, which translates to MADQLSEEQIAEFKEAFALFDKDGDGSITSKELGTIMRSLGQNPTEAELQDMINEIDANSNGSIDFPEFLTLMARKMKECDTEEELIQAFKVFDRDGNGFISAQELRHVMTNLGERLTDEEVDEMLREADVDGDGKINYEEFVKLMVSK; encoded by the exons ATGGCTGATCAATTAAGTGAGGAACAAATTGCCGAATTTAAAGAGGCTTTTGCTCTTTTTGACAAAGATGGAGATGGAA gCATAACTTCGAAGGAACTTGGGACAATTATGAGATCTCTAGGCCAAAATCCAACGGAAGCAGAATTGCAGGATATGATAAATGAGATTGATGCAAACTCAAATG GTTCCATTGATTTTCCTGAGTTTCTGACCCTGATGGCCCGTAAGATGAAAGAATGCGATACTGAGGAGGAACTCATTCAGGCTTTTAAGGTCTTCGATCGTGATGGAAACG GCTTTATAAGCGCTCAGGAACTCAGGCACGTAATGACTAACTTGGGTGAAAGACTAACTGACGAAGAAGTCGACGAGATGCTGAGAGAAGCTGATGTAGACGGAGATGGAAAGATCAACTATGAAGAATTCGTAAAACTGATGGTCTCAAAGTAA
- a CDS encoding vacuolar membrane family protein yields MGEINNISPSFIDASPVQANVAKNLANLANNTPTPSVLSNEVCTLIPGLFGIGIQFVLCAISVLILLLKYYFEFPRRPKKVFFMDFVQLMCGSSTVHLLNIISSILINKIRLGGDGSFVQDECNMYFMTTVFDATIGVYIEYRIVRYLAIKKAASNYLKNNRKSKFTPTSQELADAKKFAINSLNSTHSGFLTGTSSISTTASINPMFEFGKHNHNELGEHNVEVDSREIFIQNKPNVGKDLEALDSRRTSINDQFLHDLDDNNGNEGNEDDLLIDDSLPNPSFYSNYFLYNINSLYAKFNKWSNKRNNKEFLLNLYTWLIIVSGLKCVSIILFTIFSYQINLITSYILHPFNESHRLKLIFVMIVSPLFLNVFQYYVTDSIIKIKIPLS; encoded by the coding sequence ATGGGAGAAATCAATAATATTTCTCCTTCCTTTATAGACGCCTCACCTGTTCAGGCGAATGTCGCTAAAAATTTGGCGAATTTGGCTAATAACACACCGACACCCTCTGTCTTGTCAAACGAGGTCTGTACATTAATTCCAGGGCTCTTTGGAATAGGAATCCAGTTTGTTTTGTGTGCAATTtcagttttaattttactattgAAGTACTATTTTGAGTTTCCGAGGAGACCGAAGAAGGTGTTTTTTATGGATTTTGTACAACTGATGTGCGGATCAAGCACAGTTCACCTCCTGAACATAATTTCATCAATCTTAATAAATAAGATAAGGCTGGGCGGAGACGGTTCATTTGTTCAGGACGAATGCAATATGTACTTTATGACAACAGTCTTTGACGCAACAATTGGCGTTTACATAGAGTATAGAATAGTTAGGTATTTGGCCATAAAGAAGGCCGCaagtaattatttaaagAATAATCGTAAGTCTAAGTTCACTCCCACATCGCAAGAGTTGGCTGATGCAAAGAAGTTTGCAATAAACTCCTTAAACTCAACCCACTCTGGTTTCCTCACTGGAACCTCTAGTATATCGACAACAGCAAGCATTAATCCAATGTTTGAGTTTGGCAAACATAACCACAACGAGCTAGGTGAACATAACGTAGAAGTGGATTCGAGGGAAATATTTATCCAAAATAAGCCAAACGTGGGTAAGGACCTTGAGGCTCTTGACTCTAGACGAACTTCCATCAATGACCAGTTCTTACATGATTTAGATGATAACAATGGTAATGAGGGTAATGAAGATGACCTTCTCATTGACGATAGCCTCCCAAATCCTAGTTTTTACtctaattattttttgtacaatattaattcaCTATACGCCAAGTTTAACAAGTGGTCCAATAAAAGGAACAATAAAGAGTTTTTACTAAACCTTTACACCTGGTTAATCATTGTTTCTGGTTTAAAGTGCGTTTCAATCATTTTGTTTACCATCTTTTCATACCAGATTAATTTAATCACTTCTTACATTTTACACCCCTTCAATGAATCTCACCGTCTTAAGCTTATTTTTGTCATGATTGTTTCTCCCTTGTTCTTAAACGTCTTTCAGTATTATGTTACTGACTCGATTATTAAGATTAAAATACCCTTGAGTTAA